One genomic segment of Bacteroides caccae includes these proteins:
- a CDS encoding tetratricopeptide repeat protein, with the protein MVRIIIALLFCFPVALSAQTYQQLSEKAIECIEKDSFHRAEELLLQALKLEPKNAKNALLFSNLGLVQRRLGEYDKALESYSFALNFAPLAVPILLDRAAIYMETGRTDRAYTDYCRVLDEDKQNKEALLMRAYIYILRRDYPAARIDYNRLLELDPQSYSGRLGLATLEQKEEKFRESLDILNKMIVETPEDATLYVARADVEREMKHEDLALVDLEEAIRLNASLADAYLLRGNIYLMQKKKALAKADFEKAISLGVPPADLHEQLQQCK; encoded by the coding sequence ATGGTAAGAATTATTATAGCGTTGCTGTTCTGTTTTCCGGTTGCGTTGAGTGCGCAAACCTATCAGCAGTTGTCCGAGAAAGCGATAGAGTGTATTGAGAAGGACAGTTTTCACCGGGCGGAAGAACTGTTGCTCCAGGCATTGAAACTGGAACCGAAGAATGCGAAAAATGCGTTGCTCTTTTCCAATCTGGGCTTGGTGCAGCGTCGTCTGGGCGAGTATGACAAGGCACTCGAATCCTATTCTTTTGCATTGAACTTCGCTCCGTTGGCAGTCCCGATTCTGCTCGACCGTGCCGCTATCTACATGGAAACGGGGCGGACGGACCGTGCTTATACTGACTATTGTCGAGTGCTTGATGAAGACAAGCAGAATAAAGAGGCTTTGCTGATGCGTGCCTATATCTACATCCTCCGTAGAGATTATCCTGCTGCACGGATTGATTATAACCGTTTGCTGGAACTTGACCCGCAGAGTTACAGCGGCCGCCTCGGACTGGCTACTCTGGAACAGAAAGAGGAGAAATTCCGTGAGTCGCTCGACATCCTGAATAAGATGATCGTAGAGACTCCGGAGGACGCTACGCTCTACGTTGCCCGCGCCGATGTGGAACGGGAAATGAAGCATGAAGACCTGGCACTGGTCGATTTGGAAGAAGCTATTCGCCTGAATGCTTCTTTGGCTGACGCATATTTGTTGCGCGGTAACATTTACCTGATGCAGAAAAAGAAAGCGCTGGCGAAAGCCGATTTTGAGAAAGCTATTTCTTTGGGCGTACCGCCTGCCGATCTGCACGAACAACTTCAGCAATGTAAGTAA
- the recQ gene encoding DNA helicase RecQ: MRETLKTYFGYDSFRPLQEEIIRHIMSRQDALVLMPTGGGKSICYQLPALLCEGTAVVVSPLISLMKDQVEALQANGIAAGALNSSNDETENANLRRACIEGRLKLLYISPEKLLAEKDYLLRDMHISLFAIDEAHCISQWGHDFRPEYTQMGMLHQQFPQVPIVALTATADKITREDIVRQLHLVHPRTFISSFDRPNISLTVKRGFQAKEKNKAILEFINRHSGESGIIYCMSRSKTETVAQMLQKQGIRCGVYHAGLSAQKRDETQDDFINDRIQVVCATIAFGMGIDKSNVRWVIHYNLPKSIESFYQEIGRAGRDGLPSDTVLFYSLGDLILLTKFATESNQQSINLEKLQRMQQYAEADICRRRILLSYFGETATEDCGNCDVCKNPPQRFDGTVIVQKALSAIARTEQQIGTGVLIDILRGSYSAEVTGKGYQELKTFGAGREIPPRDWQDYLLQMLQLGYFEIAYNENNHLKITPSGSDILFGRTKAMLVVIHREEVSTSKGKKKKIVVTKELPLGLPGTESEDLFEALRGLRKQLADQEALPAYIVLSDKVLHLLCISRPTTIEEFGSISGIGEYKKKKYGKDFVNLIRQFV; encoded by the coding sequence ATGAGAGAAACTCTAAAAACATATTTCGGTTACGATAGTTTCCGTCCCTTGCAAGAAGAAATTATCCGTCATATTATGAGCAGGCAGGATGCACTGGTATTAATGCCCACCGGCGGAGGAAAGTCCATCTGTTACCAACTGCCGGCACTGCTTTGCGAAGGCACGGCTGTTGTGGTTTCTCCACTCATTTCACTGATGAAGGACCAGGTGGAAGCATTGCAGGCCAACGGCATTGCCGCCGGAGCGCTGAACAGCAGCAACGATGAAACGGAAAACGCCAACCTGCGCCGCGCCTGTATCGAAGGCCGCCTGAAACTGCTTTATATATCACCGGAAAAGTTGCTGGCAGAAAAAGACTATCTCCTGCGGGATATGCATATCTCACTGTTCGCTATTGACGAGGCTCATTGCATTTCCCAATGGGGACACGACTTCCGTCCGGAATATACGCAAATGGGAATGCTCCACCAACAATTCCCGCAAGTACCGATCGTTGCATTAACCGCTACTGCGGATAAAATCACCCGCGAAGACATTGTCCGCCAACTGCATCTGGTTCACCCCCGTACCTTTATTTCTTCTTTCGACCGGCCGAACATCAGCCTGACTGTCAAACGAGGCTTTCAGGCAAAAGAAAAGAACAAGGCGATTCTGGAGTTTATCAACCGACACAGCGGAGAAAGCGGGATTATTTACTGCATGAGCCGGAGCAAAACGGAGACCGTGGCGCAGATGTTGCAAAAGCAGGGAATCCGGTGCGGAGTCTATCATGCCGGATTGTCCGCACAGAAACGGGACGAGACACAGGATGATTTTATCAACGACCGCATTCAGGTGGTATGCGCCACGATTGCTTTTGGTATGGGAATCGACAAATCAAATGTGCGTTGGGTCATTCATTATAATCTGCCCAAAAGTATCGAAAGTTTTTATCAGGAGATCGGGCGTGCCGGACGTGATGGGTTGCCGAGCGACACGGTTCTGTTCTATTCGCTGGGCGACCTGATCCTACTGACCAAGTTTGCCACGGAAAGCAACCAGCAAAGCATTAACCTGGAAAAGCTCCAACGGATGCAACAGTACGCAGAAGCAGATATCTGCCGGAGAAGAATCTTATTGAGCTATTTCGGTGAAACGGCGACGGAGGACTGCGGTAATTGTGACGTCTGCAAGAACCCTCCGCAACGGTTCGACGGGACTGTCATTGTACAAAAGGCATTGAGCGCCATTGCACGCACTGAACAGCAGATCGGTACAGGCGTATTGATTGACATTCTTCGTGGAAGTTATTCGGCGGAAGTGACCGGAAAAGGGTATCAGGAACTAAAGACTTTCGGTGCCGGACGGGAGATTCCACCACGCGACTGGCAGGATTACCTGCTTCAAATGCTGCAACTCGGTTATTTCGAAATTGCGTATAATGAGAACAATCATCTCAAAATTACGCCAAGCGGAAGCGATATTTTATTCGGAAGAACAAAAGCCATGCTCGTCGTCATTCATCGTGAAGAAGTTTCAACAAGCAAAGGGAAAAAGAAAAAAATAGTGGTTACAAAAGAACTACCACTCGGTTTGCCGGGGACAGAGAGCGAAGATCTGTTTGAAGCGTTGCGCGGATTAAGAAAGCAGCTTGCCGACCAGGAAGCACTTCCCGCTTACATTGTTCTGTCAGACAAAGTATTACATTTGCTTTGTATTTCCCGCCCCACCACCATTGAAGAATTCGGTTCGATCAGTGGTATCGGTGAATACAAAAAGAAAAAATACGGAAAGGACTTCGTAAATCTGATTCGGCAGTTCGTCTGA